From the Takifugu flavidus isolate HTHZ2018 chromosome 12, ASM371156v2, whole genome shotgun sequence genome, one window contains:
- the fbxo46 gene encoding LOW QUALITY PROTEIN: F-box only protein 46 (The sequence of the model RefSeq protein was modified relative to this genomic sequence to represent the inferred CDS: inserted 1 base in 1 codon), with protein MDRDTFSHIRLWCPRPFGTYSQNKARSPGSAGTGGGGAGTGSPSLCKAEPSPDARRTVERAEDGAVVMGVQEKNGKEADVGSENTPPEPKLVSSSLPATPAPVSSGAPSSAPSSPQMEDGRVLLDTWYVIKPGNTKEKIAFFVAHQFSGAEQPRPSAMKVKGNWATDCSKAKRRKRCSSYDPPHRSQAPHLSHDAPIAPPSADELLGGVHETDLLSVAEMVALVEQRTALALQEIVAVHGGQHHQQPAATTTSPSLIPHQHTLLRGTVSDPTPVVFVSDVGKTSGAGQDSSPIQTDQELEEQQESCRVAKAIAHFESQNLENRLHLGAGPGLDSTNQDGERERTRGGKPDVGSPPAPPGHGHGHGEVRIAFRVSNLDSRSQMEPAGRSRCMFMSCGGGGNQAAARAKEKITCDLYQLVSPSSRDPGSLLLAATTPAPKPEGELHHPDRQACGPPDAGQELPVGEKKALGVGRERVTGFHVEVVVTGAVDQCVFYGKDSTENVQEETVCFAMANGGGGVGSSADPSSDDPPPGXLFFLQPSRGAEEDGAGSMCSLDCGSSGPGAAVGAGAGEQASRPDSPGAGEDCSDPSLCRLYRHVSHDFLEIRFQIQRLLEPRQYMLLMPDHIMVNIFSYLPTRSLAALKCTCHYFKMLIEMYGVRAVDSLWNQDPLYRDDPCKQCKRQYEHGDVSLCRWHPKPYHHDLPYGRSYWMCCRRTDKDTPGCRVGLHDNNWVQQPADGSQPLRTKREDRREEAR; from the exons ATGGACCGAGACACCTTCTCCCATATCCGGCTGTGGTGCCCCCGTCCCTTCGGCACCTACTCCCAGAACAAAGCGAGGAGCCCAGGTTCTGCAGGCACCGGCGGAGGGGGTGCCGGGACAGGGTCCCCCTCGCTGTGCAAAGCGGAGCCCTCTCCTGATGCCAGGAGGACGGTGGAGCGAGCTGAAGATGGGGCCGTGGTCATGGGGGTGCAGGAAAAGAACGGAAAAGAGGCCGACGTTGGCTCGGAAAACACGCCGCCGGAACCCAAACTGGTCTCCAGCTCGCTGCCAGCGACCCCGGCCCCCGTGTCCTCTGGAGCGCCCTCATCGGCCCCGTCCAGCCCCCAGATGGAGGACGGCCGTGTGCTGCTGGACACCTGGTACGTTATCAAGCCGGGCAACACCAAGGAGAAGATTGCCTTCTTCGTTGCCCACCAGTTCAGCGGCGCCGAGCAGCCCAGACCGAGCGCCATGAAG GTTAAAGGCAACTGGGCCACCGACTGCAGCAAAGCCAAGCGACGGAAGCGATGCTCCTCCTACGACCCTCCCCATCGTTCCCAGGCTCCCCACCTCAGCCACGACGCCCCCATCGCCCCTCCCAGTGCTGACGAGCTCCTGGGGGGGGTGCATGAGACCGACCTGCTGTCGGTGGCAGAGATGGTGGCCCTGGTGGAGCAGAGAACTGCGCTGGCGCTCCAGGAGATCGTGGCCGTCCACGGGGGccaacaccaccagcagcccgctgccaccaccaccagcccgAGCCTTATCCCGCACCAGCACACCCTGCTCCGTGGCACCGTGTCGGATCCCACTCCCGTGGTGTTTGTGTCCGACGTGGGCAAGACCTCCGGAGCGGGTCAGGATTCATCTCCCATCCAGACggaccaggagctggaggagcagcaggagtcgTGCCGAGTAGCAAAAGCCATAGCGCACTTTGAGTCCCAGAACCTGGAGAATCGACTCCATCTGGGCGCCGGTCCTGGACTGGACTCCACTAATCAAGACGGAGAACGAGAACGGACGAGAGGAGGGAAGCCCGACGTCGGCTCTCCTCCGGCGCCCCCCGGCCACGGCCACGGCCACGGGGAAGTTAGGATAGCTTTCAGAGTGTCCAATCTGGACTCGCGGTCTCAGATGGAGCCAGCCGGCAGGTCCCGCTGCATGTTCatgagctgtgggggggggggcaaccagGCGGCAGCCAGGGCCAAAGAGAAGATCACCTGTGACCTTTATCAGCTGGTGAGCCCCTCGTCCagggaccccggcagcctcctgctggctgCCACCACTCCTGCCCCAAAGCCAGAGGGAGAGCTGCACCACCCAGACAGGCAGGCCTGTGGCCCCCCTGACGCCGGGCAGGAACTTCCTGTCGGGGAAAAGAAAGCTCTGGGCGTGGGGCGGGAGCGGGTGACTGGGTTCcacgtggaggtggtggtgacggGCGCCGTGGaccagtgtgtgttttatggcaAAGACAGCACGGAGAATGTGCAGGAGGAGACCGTCTGTTTCGCCATGGCCAACGGGGGCGGGGGCGTCGGCAGCTCCGCCGACCCTTCGTCGGACGACCCCCCACCCG AGCTCTTCTTCCTTCAGCCCTCTCGGGGCGCggaggaggacggcgccggCAGCATGTGCTCTTTGGACTGTGGCAGCAGCGGGCCCGGGGCGGCCGTGGGTGCGGGCGCGGGCGAGCAGGCGTCTCGACCCGACTCCCCCGGTGCTGGGGAGGACTGCTCGGACCCCTCGCTGTGTCGCCTCTACCGCCACGTGTCCCACGACTTCCTGGAGATCAGGTTCCAGATCCAGCGCCTCCTGGAGCCGCGCCAGTACATGCTGCTGATGCCCGACCACATCATGGTCAACATCTTCAGCTACCTGCCCACGCGCTCGCTGGCGGCCCTCAAGTGCACCTGCCACTACTTCAAGATGCTGATCGAGATGTACGGCGTGCGCGCGGTGGACTCGCTGTGGAACCAGGACCCGCTCTACAGAGACGACCCCTGTAAGCAGTGCAAGCGGCAGTACGAGCACGGGGACGTGTCCCTGTGCCGTTGGCACCCCAAACCTTACCACCACGACCTGCCTTACGGACGATCCTACTGGATGTGCTGCCGGCGCACGGACAAAGACACGCCCGGCTGCCGCGTCGGTCTCCACGACAACAACTGGGTCCAGCAGCCCGCCGACGGCTCCCAGCCCCTTCGCAccaagagggaggacaggagagaggaggccaGGTAA
- the coq8b gene encoding atypical kinase COQ8B, mitochondrial isoform X1 yields the protein MLAEVLQVLRGAGKVGSALVATQGEQLRLVACTSTIGAGVRVAQEAVEGVMGSFMASSMQQSKQEDIFPDAEGWENVDPDDVAKWGVGAEFSASTPEEQQGRSGAAEETPAGRYGSKCVPPSAGPGWPGQSARFLHRSSRICYQSRSVHDAVVTRLTPEDIKKAREAKQAQVKPVRQKLSDRARERKVPATRISRLVNFGGLAVGLGIGAIAEVAKQSLGGKRKGDMSALLDSPLLSEANAERIVDTLCKVRGAALKIGQMLSIQDNSFINPQLQKIFERVRQSADFMPSWQMKKVLEEDLGPGWQEKLLSFEEKPFAAASIGQVHHGVLKDGREIAVKIQYPGVAESIHSDINNLMSVLKMSVILPEGLFADSSLEVLQRELAWECDYKREAECAKRFRCLLEGDDFFQVPEVIDELSGTRVLAMELVQGVPLDRCVDLDQETRNQISFNILQLCLRELFEFRFMQTDPNWANFFYNSETNKVVLLDFGACRSYPESFTDDYIQVVHAASVGDRATVLSKSKDLKFLTGFEAKAFEDAHVEAVMILGEAFASAEPFDFGAQSTTQRIQSLIPVMLRHRLTPPPEETYSLHRKMAGSFLICSKLNARIPCRDMFLDVYNSYIKRRQSQPPVPAAA from the exons ATGCTGGCCGAGGTCCTCCAGGTGCTGCGGGGGGCAGGTAAAGTGGGCTCCGCTCTTGTTGCCACCCAGGGAGAACAGCTCCGATTAGTCGCCTGCACCTCCACCATAGGAGCAGGAGTCAGGGTCGCCCAGGAGGCGGTGGAAGGAGTAATGGGCTCCTTCATGGCCAGCAGCATG CAGCAATCAAAACAAGAGGACATTTTTCCTGATGCTGAAGGTTGGGAGAACGTAGATCCTGATGATGTTGCCAAATGGGGCGTGGGTGCTGAATTCTCTGCTTCCACCCCTGAGGAACAGCAAGGGCGCAGCGGAGCGGCAGAGGAAACACCAGCAGGTCGTTACGGTAGCAAAT GTGTTCCCCCCTCTGCAGGGCCGGGCTGGCCTGGACAGAGTGCTCGCTTCCTCCACAGGTCCAGCAGGATCTGCTACCAGAGCAGGTCTGTGCATGACGCGGTGGTTACCAGACTCACACCTGAGGACATTAAGAAAGCCAGAGAAGCTAAACAGGCCCAGGTGAAACCTGTCAGGCAAAAG ttgAGTGATCGAGCCAGAGAGCGGAAGGTGCCTGCAACAAGAATCAGCAGGCTGGTTAATTTTGGAG GACTGGCAGTGGGCCTCGGGATCGGCGCCATAGCAGAGGTGGCCAAACAATCGCTGGGAGGCAAAAGGAAAGGAG ACATGAGCGCTCTGCTcgactctcctctcctgtcgGAGGCCAACGCAGAGCGAATAGTCGACACGCTGTGTAAAGTCCGCGGAGCGGCGCTGAAAATAGGACAGATGCTCAGCATCCAAG ATAATTCTTTCATTAACCCCCAGCTGCAGAAGATCTTCGAGCGCGTCCGTCAGAGTGCAGACTTCATGCCCAGCTGGCAGATGAAG AAAGTTCTGGAGGAAGATTTGGGTCCTGGCTGGCAAGAGAAGCTGTTGTCCTTTGAAGAGAAGCCGtttgctgctgcctccatcGGTCAAGTGCATCACGGTGTGTTGAAAGATGGTCGAGAGATCGCCGTCAAGATCCAG TATCCTGGAGTAGCCGAGAGCATCCACAGTGATATCAACAACCTCATGTCAGTCCTGAAAATGAGCGTTATTCTACCTGAAG GGCTGTTTGCAGATAGCAGCTTGGAGGTTCTTCAGAGAGAGCTGGCCTGGGAGTGCGACTACAAGAGGGAGGCAGAATGTGCCAAGAGGTTCAG ATGCCTGTTGGAAGGTGATGACTTTTTCCAAGTTCCAGAGGTGATCGACGAGCTCTCGGGCACCCGGGTGCTGGCAATGGAGCTAGTCCAAGGAGTTCCGTTGGACCGCTGCGTTGACCTGGATCAGGAGACGAGGAACCAG atctccTTCAACATCCTGCAGTTGTGCCTCAGAGAACTCTTTGAGTTCAGGTTCATGCAGACGGATCCAAACTGGGCCAACTTCTTCTACAATTCAGAAACTAACAAG gtggttctgctggatttTGGAGCGTGCAGAAGTTACCCAGAATCCTTCACGGATGATTATATACAG gtgGTGCACGCGGCGTCCGTGGGCGATCGAGCCACCGTTCTCTCCAAATCAAAGGATCTGAAATTCCTGACGGGCTTTGAAGCCAAG GCCTTCGAGGACGCCCACGTGGAGGCGGTCATGATCCTCGGAGAGGCGTTCGCTTCAGCCGAGCCCTTCGACTTTGGTGCCCAGAGCACGACGCAGCGCATCCAGAGCCTCATCCCCGTCATGCTGCGCCACCGCCTCACCCCCCCGCCCGAGGAGACCTACTCCCTCCACCGAAAGATGGCCGGCTCCTTCCTCATCTGCTCCAAGCTGAACGCGCGGATCCCGTGCAGGGACATGTTTCTGGACGTATACAACAGTTACATCAAGAGGAGGCAGAGCCAGCCGCCGGTTCCAGCTGCTGCGTAG
- the coq8b gene encoding atypical kinase COQ8B, mitochondrial isoform X3: protein MLAEVLQVLRGAGKVGSALVATQGEQLRLVACTSTIGAGVRVAQEAVEGVMGSFMASSMQQSKQEDIFPDAEGWENVDPDDVAKWGVGAEFSASTPEEQQGRSGAAEETPAGVPPSAGPGWPGQSARFLHRSSRICYQSRSVHDAVVTRLTPEDIKKAREAKQAQVKPVRQKLSDRARERKVPATRISRLVNFGGLAVGLGIGAIAEVAKQSLGGKRKGDMSALLDSPLLSEANAERIVDTLCKVRGAALKIGQMLSIQDNSFINPQLQKIFERVRQSADFMPSWQMKKVLEEDLGPGWQEKLLSFEEKPFAAASIGQVHHGVLKDGREIAVKIQYPGVAESIHSDINNLMSVLKMSVILPEGLFADSSLEVLQRELAWECDYKREAECAKRFRCLLEGDDFFQVPEVIDELSGTRVLAMELVQGVPLDRCVDLDQETRNQISFNILQLCLRELFEFRFMQTDPNWANFFYNSETNKVVLLDFGACRSYPESFTDDYIQVVHAASVGDRATVLSKSKDLKFLTGFEAKAFEDAHVEAVMILGEAFASAEPFDFGAQSTTQRIQSLIPVMLRHRLTPPPEETYSLHRKMAGSFLICSKLNARIPCRDMFLDVYNSYIKRRQSQPPVPAAA from the exons ATGCTGGCCGAGGTCCTCCAGGTGCTGCGGGGGGCAGGTAAAGTGGGCTCCGCTCTTGTTGCCACCCAGGGAGAACAGCTCCGATTAGTCGCCTGCACCTCCACCATAGGAGCAGGAGTCAGGGTCGCCCAGGAGGCGGTGGAAGGAGTAATGGGCTCCTTCATGGCCAGCAGCATG CAGCAATCAAAACAAGAGGACATTTTTCCTGATGCTGAAGGTTGGGAGAACGTAGATCCTGATGATGTTGCCAAATGGGGCGTGGGTGCTGAATTCTCTGCTTCCACCCCTGAGGAACAGCAAGGGCGCAGCGGAGCGGCAGAGGAAACACCAGCAG GTGTTCCCCCCTCTGCAGGGCCGGGCTGGCCTGGACAGAGTGCTCGCTTCCTCCACAGGTCCAGCAGGATCTGCTACCAGAGCAGGTCTGTGCATGACGCGGTGGTTACCAGACTCACACCTGAGGACATTAAGAAAGCCAGAGAAGCTAAACAGGCCCAGGTGAAACCTGTCAGGCAAAAG ttgAGTGATCGAGCCAGAGAGCGGAAGGTGCCTGCAACAAGAATCAGCAGGCTGGTTAATTTTGGAG GACTGGCAGTGGGCCTCGGGATCGGCGCCATAGCAGAGGTGGCCAAACAATCGCTGGGAGGCAAAAGGAAAGGAG ACATGAGCGCTCTGCTcgactctcctctcctgtcgGAGGCCAACGCAGAGCGAATAGTCGACACGCTGTGTAAAGTCCGCGGAGCGGCGCTGAAAATAGGACAGATGCTCAGCATCCAAG ATAATTCTTTCATTAACCCCCAGCTGCAGAAGATCTTCGAGCGCGTCCGTCAGAGTGCAGACTTCATGCCCAGCTGGCAGATGAAG AAAGTTCTGGAGGAAGATTTGGGTCCTGGCTGGCAAGAGAAGCTGTTGTCCTTTGAAGAGAAGCCGtttgctgctgcctccatcGGTCAAGTGCATCACGGTGTGTTGAAAGATGGTCGAGAGATCGCCGTCAAGATCCAG TATCCTGGAGTAGCCGAGAGCATCCACAGTGATATCAACAACCTCATGTCAGTCCTGAAAATGAGCGTTATTCTACCTGAAG GGCTGTTTGCAGATAGCAGCTTGGAGGTTCTTCAGAGAGAGCTGGCCTGGGAGTGCGACTACAAGAGGGAGGCAGAATGTGCCAAGAGGTTCAG ATGCCTGTTGGAAGGTGATGACTTTTTCCAAGTTCCAGAGGTGATCGACGAGCTCTCGGGCACCCGGGTGCTGGCAATGGAGCTAGTCCAAGGAGTTCCGTTGGACCGCTGCGTTGACCTGGATCAGGAGACGAGGAACCAG atctccTTCAACATCCTGCAGTTGTGCCTCAGAGAACTCTTTGAGTTCAGGTTCATGCAGACGGATCCAAACTGGGCCAACTTCTTCTACAATTCAGAAACTAACAAG gtggttctgctggatttTGGAGCGTGCAGAAGTTACCCAGAATCCTTCACGGATGATTATATACAG gtgGTGCACGCGGCGTCCGTGGGCGATCGAGCCACCGTTCTCTCCAAATCAAAGGATCTGAAATTCCTGACGGGCTTTGAAGCCAAG GCCTTCGAGGACGCCCACGTGGAGGCGGTCATGATCCTCGGAGAGGCGTTCGCTTCAGCCGAGCCCTTCGACTTTGGTGCCCAGAGCACGACGCAGCGCATCCAGAGCCTCATCCCCGTCATGCTGCGCCACCGCCTCACCCCCCCGCCCGAGGAGACCTACTCCCTCCACCGAAAGATGGCCGGCTCCTTCCTCATCTGCTCCAAGCTGAACGCGCGGATCCCGTGCAGGGACATGTTTCTGGACGTATACAACAGTTACATCAAGAGGAGGCAGAGCCAGCCGCCGGTTCCAGCTGCTGCGTAG
- the coq8b gene encoding atypical kinase COQ8B, mitochondrial isoform X2, with product MLAEVLQVLRGAGKVGSALVATQGEQLRLVACTSTIGAGVRVAQEAVEGVMGSFMASSMQQSKQEDIFPDAEGWENVDPDDVAKWGVGAEFSASTPEEQQGRSGAAEETPAGRYGVPPSAGPGWPGQSARFLHRSSRICYQSRSVHDAVVTRLTPEDIKKAREAKQAQVKPVRQKLSDRARERKVPATRISRLVNFGGLAVGLGIGAIAEVAKQSLGGKRKGDMSALLDSPLLSEANAERIVDTLCKVRGAALKIGQMLSIQDNSFINPQLQKIFERVRQSADFMPSWQMKKVLEEDLGPGWQEKLLSFEEKPFAAASIGQVHHGVLKDGREIAVKIQYPGVAESIHSDINNLMSVLKMSVILPEGLFADSSLEVLQRELAWECDYKREAECAKRFRCLLEGDDFFQVPEVIDELSGTRVLAMELVQGVPLDRCVDLDQETRNQISFNILQLCLRELFEFRFMQTDPNWANFFYNSETNKVVLLDFGACRSYPESFTDDYIQVVHAASVGDRATVLSKSKDLKFLTGFEAKAFEDAHVEAVMILGEAFASAEPFDFGAQSTTQRIQSLIPVMLRHRLTPPPEETYSLHRKMAGSFLICSKLNARIPCRDMFLDVYNSYIKRRQSQPPVPAAA from the exons ATGCTGGCCGAGGTCCTCCAGGTGCTGCGGGGGGCAGGTAAAGTGGGCTCCGCTCTTGTTGCCACCCAGGGAGAACAGCTCCGATTAGTCGCCTGCACCTCCACCATAGGAGCAGGAGTCAGGGTCGCCCAGGAGGCGGTGGAAGGAGTAATGGGCTCCTTCATGGCCAGCAGCATG CAGCAATCAAAACAAGAGGACATTTTTCCTGATGCTGAAGGTTGGGAGAACGTAGATCCTGATGATGTTGCCAAATGGGGCGTGGGTGCTGAATTCTCTGCTTCCACCCCTGAGGAACAGCAAGGGCGCAGCGGAGCGGCAGAGGAAACACCAGCAGGTCGTTACG GTGTTCCCCCCTCTGCAGGGCCGGGCTGGCCTGGACAGAGTGCTCGCTTCCTCCACAGGTCCAGCAGGATCTGCTACCAGAGCAGGTCTGTGCATGACGCGGTGGTTACCAGACTCACACCTGAGGACATTAAGAAAGCCAGAGAAGCTAAACAGGCCCAGGTGAAACCTGTCAGGCAAAAG ttgAGTGATCGAGCCAGAGAGCGGAAGGTGCCTGCAACAAGAATCAGCAGGCTGGTTAATTTTGGAG GACTGGCAGTGGGCCTCGGGATCGGCGCCATAGCAGAGGTGGCCAAACAATCGCTGGGAGGCAAAAGGAAAGGAG ACATGAGCGCTCTGCTcgactctcctctcctgtcgGAGGCCAACGCAGAGCGAATAGTCGACACGCTGTGTAAAGTCCGCGGAGCGGCGCTGAAAATAGGACAGATGCTCAGCATCCAAG ATAATTCTTTCATTAACCCCCAGCTGCAGAAGATCTTCGAGCGCGTCCGTCAGAGTGCAGACTTCATGCCCAGCTGGCAGATGAAG AAAGTTCTGGAGGAAGATTTGGGTCCTGGCTGGCAAGAGAAGCTGTTGTCCTTTGAAGAGAAGCCGtttgctgctgcctccatcGGTCAAGTGCATCACGGTGTGTTGAAAGATGGTCGAGAGATCGCCGTCAAGATCCAG TATCCTGGAGTAGCCGAGAGCATCCACAGTGATATCAACAACCTCATGTCAGTCCTGAAAATGAGCGTTATTCTACCTGAAG GGCTGTTTGCAGATAGCAGCTTGGAGGTTCTTCAGAGAGAGCTGGCCTGGGAGTGCGACTACAAGAGGGAGGCAGAATGTGCCAAGAGGTTCAG ATGCCTGTTGGAAGGTGATGACTTTTTCCAAGTTCCAGAGGTGATCGACGAGCTCTCGGGCACCCGGGTGCTGGCAATGGAGCTAGTCCAAGGAGTTCCGTTGGACCGCTGCGTTGACCTGGATCAGGAGACGAGGAACCAG atctccTTCAACATCCTGCAGTTGTGCCTCAGAGAACTCTTTGAGTTCAGGTTCATGCAGACGGATCCAAACTGGGCCAACTTCTTCTACAATTCAGAAACTAACAAG gtggttctgctggatttTGGAGCGTGCAGAAGTTACCCAGAATCCTTCACGGATGATTATATACAG gtgGTGCACGCGGCGTCCGTGGGCGATCGAGCCACCGTTCTCTCCAAATCAAAGGATCTGAAATTCCTGACGGGCTTTGAAGCCAAG GCCTTCGAGGACGCCCACGTGGAGGCGGTCATGATCCTCGGAGAGGCGTTCGCTTCAGCCGAGCCCTTCGACTTTGGTGCCCAGAGCACGACGCAGCGCATCCAGAGCCTCATCCCCGTCATGCTGCGCCACCGCCTCACCCCCCCGCCCGAGGAGACCTACTCCCTCCACCGAAAGATGGCCGGCTCCTTCCTCATCTGCTCCAAGCTGAACGCGCGGATCCCGTGCAGGGACATGTTTCTGGACGTATACAACAGTTACATCAAGAGGAGGCAGAGCCAGCCGCCGGTTCCAGCTGCTGCGTAG